Proteins from a single region of Mus pahari chromosome 2, PAHARI_EIJ_v1.1, whole genome shotgun sequence:
- the Tnip3 gene encoding TNFAIP3-interacting protein 3: MSELSAAGACMEHTECAPPRRKDLTNSLEQKIKHLEKQRQELLDVNQQWDQQFRNMKELYERKVLELKTKLAATENTHTLVKEQKQSVTEGDRQLEKEKDNLRKELQALKKENKMLKESNALANRKKEHYACEIKRLNKVLQDALTIGSSSLSEDSGKCKGRCSHAEMRTEVECHKQQPAYQWNALSQLPPRVQHKAHGFSSERKTNL; the protein is encoded by the exons ATGTCAGAACTGAGTGCGGCTGGAGCTTGCATGGAGCACACAGAG tgtgctcCACCAAGAAGAAAGGACTTGACAAATTCTCTTGAACAAAAGATAAAACACTTGGAAAAACAGAGACAAGAG CTCCTGGATGTCAATCAACAATGGGACCAGCAATTCCGAAATATGAAAGAGTTATATGAAAGAAAG GTCCTGGAGCTGAAAACTAAACTGGCAGCCACAGAAAACACTCACACCCTAGTGAAGGAACAGAAGCAAAGTGTGACAGAGGGCGACAGGCAGCTCGAG aaggaaaaggacaaCCTCAGGAAAGAATTACAGGCACTGAAGAAGGAgaataaaatgttgaaagaaagCAACGCTCTGGCCAATAGGAAGAAAGAGCATTATGCTTGTGAAATTAAACGTCTCAATAAG GTTCTTCAGGATGCCTTGACAATCGGGAGCTCTTCGCTTTCTGAGGACTCAGGGAAGTGTAAAGGCAGGTGCAGCCATGCAGAGATGAGAACAGAGGTGGAATGTCACAAGCAGCAG CCAGCCTATCAGTGGAATGCTCTCAGCCAGCTTCCTCCACGTGTACAGCACAAGGCACATG